Proteins encoded together in one Camelina sativa cultivar DH55 chromosome 9, Cs, whole genome shotgun sequence window:
- the LOC104714485 gene encoding uncharacterized protein LOC104714485, with the protein MNPQQREVSTLQAAAQELTIATEASQPCDEEKKRAEKAMDPQQREVSPPVTIKEDLETFLRLQFELLRLHTTLMEAVRGEEKVAYMAGLQKMRVTVNDFVKRASEDFKEDEKKLETVAIIKTRISTVRTEIRKLKNQHGE; encoded by the exons ATGAATCCGCAGCAAAGGGAAGTTTCAACTCTTCAGGCAGCTGCTCAGGAGTTGACAATTGCAA CTGAAGCATCTCAGCCTTgtgatgaagagaaaaagagagctGAAAAAGCGATGGATCCACAACAAAGGGAAGTTTCACCGCCTGTCACCATAAAGGAAGATTTGGAAACATTTTTGCGGCTGCAATTTGAGCTTTTAAGACTCCACACTACATTAATGGAGGCCGTTCGGGGTGAAGAAAAAGTTGCATATATGGCTGGCTTGCAAAAAATGAGAGTGACTGTGAATGATTTCGTAAAAAGGGCTTCAGAAGATTttaaagaagatgagaagaaactTGAGACTGTGGCAATAATCAAGACTCGGATAAGCACTGTCAGGACAGAAATCAGGAAACTCAAGAATCAACACGGTGAATGA
- the LOC104714486 gene encoding nitric oxide synthase-interacting protein-like: MPQRHSKNNNDLAYFTYDEKKKLGYGTQRERLGKDSIKPFDACSLCLKPFIDPMCCHKGHVFCKECILECFLAQKKDIQRRVAAHTSQKKQDKDEEEERLMLQKARELDDFDQQNHSAMPRNSEKNHNQDKSGFHGANSVKATSFEEEALRTMKAFWLPSATPAASVRVDAPETHTVCPEGKEKLKLKNLFAIRFTEDNSEEEENKTKSASSSSYDKAYICPSCKVTLTNTMSLVALSSCGHVFCKKCGEKFMPVDKVCLVCDKPCKDRNLVGLKKGGTGFAEHDDHLEAKEYKHLGSGSGLGLVRPVKT, translated from the exons ATGCCGCAAAGACACTCGAAGAACAACAATGATCTTGCTTATTTCACTTAcgacgagaagaagaagttagggTATGGAactcagagagagagattgggtaAAGACTCGATTAAGCCTTTCGATGCTTGTTCTCTCTGCTTGAAGCCTTTCATCGATCCGATGTGTTGTCATAAAGGTCATGTCTTTTGCAAAGAGTGTATCCTCGAATGCTTCCTTGCTCAGAAGAAAGATATCCAAAG GAGGGTTGCTGCACATACTTCTCAAAAGAAGCAAGAcaaggacgaagaagaagagaggctAATGTTACAAAAGGCGAGAGAGCTTGACGATTTTGATCAGCAGAACCATAGTGCAATGCCTCGAAACAGTGAAAAGAACCACAACCAAGACAAGAGTGGTTTTCATGGGGCAAACAGTGTGAAGGCAACTTCCTTTGAAGAAGAAGCGCTTAGGACGATGAAAGCCTTCTGGCTCCCATCAGCTACACCAGCAGCTTCAGTCAGAGTAGATGCTCCAGAAACTCACACGGTCTGTCCAGAGGGCAAAGAGAAACTCAAGCTTAAGAACCTCTTTGCAATTCGTTTCACAGAAGACAACAGCGAAGAGGAAGAGAACAAGACGAAATCAGCATCCTCAAGCTCTTATGACAAAGCCTACATTTGCCCCAGCTGCAAAGTCACTCTCACCAACACAATGTCTCTTGTGGCACTCAGCTCATGCGGGCATGTTTTCTGCAAAAAGTGTGGTGAAAAGTTCATGCCTGTGGACAAAGTATGTCTTGTGTGTGACAAACCTTGCAAGGACAGGAACTTGGTTGGGCTAAAGAAAGGAGGCACTGGCTTTGCTGAGCACGATGATCATCTTGAGGCTAAGGAGTACAAGCATTTGGGTAGCGGCTCTGGTTTGGGGCTTGTGAGGCCGGTTAAGACATGA
- the LOC104716027 gene encoding methyltransferase-like protein 17, mitochondrial, which translates to MHSFDKAKDVPVDRHESIQTCTVEGSTKPDLCRAQILTCTQRLASSFVPLYHHTSGTIRRRIPDFRPTKVLDFGAGTGSGLWAVQEVWPMSVERVNIVEPSQSMQRAGRNLIQGGEIPSLKDRITVVRQLWDLTDDLLKLRKLENKMKKAGAEKAVLDLKSGAHIVAQELWPLDGMKLETLKERRANKKPEDLEIDYVPYIDPRAYDSDTTWMRRKNKKTVLMRMWKRQLKRKRGVRERVWEADGEESFSRKGKQVTLDMCVPTKEDGSEGAFERRVVTKSKNPDLHLQAKKSFWGDLWPLTTQQESGKEKAS; encoded by the exons ATGCACTCCTTTGACAAGGCAAAGGATGTTCCCGTTGATCGACATGAGTCAATACAAACATGTACCGTTGAAGGATCTACAAAACCTGATCTTTGTCGCGCCCAAATTCTGACATGTACGCAGAGGCTTGCATCTTCTTTCGTTCCTCTGTACCACCACACATCTGGTACA ATTCGTCGAAGAATACCGGATTTTAGGCCTACAAAAGTGCTGGATTTTGGTGCTGGCACTGGTTCAGGTCTCTG GGCGGTTCAAGAGGTTTGGCCAATGTCTGTGGAGAGAGTAAACATAGTGGAACCATCTCAGTCAATGCAGCGTGCAGGACGGAACTTGATTCAGG GAGGGGAGATACCATCTCTCAAAGACAGGATTACTGTGGTTCGCCAGCTCTGGGACCTTACAGATGATCTCTTG AAACTGCGTAAactggaaaataaaatgaagaaagCTGGAGCTGAGAAGGCAGTGCTCGATCTCAAATCTGGTGCGCATATTGTTGCTCA GGAGTTGTGGCCTCTTGATGGTATGAAGTTGGAGACATTAAAGGAGAGACGCGCAAATAAGAAACCTGAGGATCTAGAGATTGACTATG TGCCTTACATTGACCCAAGAGCATATGACTCTGACACCACATggatgaggaggaagaacaagaagacggTACTGATGAGGATGTGGAAGAGACAATTGAAGAGGAAGAGGGGAGTGAGAGAGCGAGTGTGGGAGGCGGATGGGGAAGAATCATTTTCGCGCAAAGGGAAACAAGTGACGTTGGATATGTGTGTGCCAACCAAAGAGGACGGTTCAGAGGGGGCGTTTGAAAGGAGAGTGGTAACAAAAAGCAAGAACCCGGACCTTCATTTGCAAGCCAAGAAGTCCTTTTGGGGAGACTTATGGCCTCTCACGACTCAACAAGAAAGTGGGAAAGAGAAAGCAAGTTGA
- the LOC104714487 gene encoding equilibrative nucleotide transporter 3-like: protein MAVCCILGVGQLVAWNTILTISDYYYQVFPEYHPSRVLTLVYQPFVLGTICILVFMGKTNKNQKRITIGYTIFFIGTLLLIILDLVTKGAGDLFVYIVLCSIVACFGIANAHVEGAMVGELSFMCPEFIQSFIAGLGIAGAITSALRLLTKAVFDRSPNGLRKGALLFLAFSTLIEFICIVLYVHIFPKLSLVKYYYAKAESIHREAEEKQTSRLSNKELLYQNRNLAINLFLIYTLTLSIFPGFLYENTGEHKLGSWYPLVLVASYNGWDAFSRYIPLIEHLKLKSEQWITAYT from the exons ATGGCAGTATGTTGTATCCTAGGAGTTGGACAACTTGTGGCATGGAACACGATCCTCACCATTTCCGATTATTACTACCAAGTCTTCCCG GAGTATCATCCTTCGAGGGTTCTTACTTTGGTTTACCAGCCATTTGTCCTTGGAACTATATGCATCTTGGTTTTCATGGGAAAAAcgaacaaaaatcaaaagaggaTTACAATCGGCTATACTATTTTCTTTATCGGCACTCTTCTTTTGATTATT TTGGACTTGGTAACCAAAGGAGCAGGAGATTTATTTGTGTACATAGTTTTGTGTTCGATTGTTGCATGTTTTGGAATAGCTAATGCTCATGTTGAAGGTGCCATGGTCGGAGAGCTATCTTTCATGTGCCCCGAATTTATTCAG TCATTCATCGCGGGTCTTGGCATAGCAGGGGCTATAACATCTGCTTTGAGGCTTCTTACCAAAGCAGTATTCGATAGATCTCCCAACGGTCTTCGAAAAGGCGCTT TGTTGTTTTTGGCATTTTCGACCTTGATCGAGTTCATTTGCATTGTTCTCTACGTACACATTTTTCCAAAGCTATCACTAGTAAAGTATTACTATGCGAAGGCTGAATCAATCCATCGAGAAGcggaagaaaaacaaaccagTCGGCTAAGCAACAAAGAGTTGCTCTATCAAAACAGGAACCTTGCAATCAATCTTTTCCTCATCTACACCTTAACATTGTCGATATTTCCTGGATTTTTGTATGAGAATACTGGAGAACATAAGCTCGGTTCATG GTACCCTCTTGTACTTGTTGCTTCGTATAATGGGTGGGATGCTTTCTCAAGATATATTCCTCTTATTGAACACCTAAAACTCAAATCGGAACAATGGATCACTGC TTACACCTAA